Genomic window (Candidatus Diapherotrites archaeon):
GTCAAATATCCTGCTTAAAGCAAGAGCAATGTTCAAATCATCATCCATTGCGTCCTCAAATTCTTTTTCTATTCCTGCAATCAATTCATTAATCTTCTTGTTCTCCTTTTTTTGCTTTATAGTCTTCAATTTTTCAATGAACTCCCTGAACTTTTCTATTACATTCTTTGCTGAATTCAATCCTTCAAAACTTAAGTTTAATTCATTCCTGTAATGGGTTGAAATGAGAAGGAATCTGATTGCTTTAGGGTCATAATTTTTTTTGAGGAGGTCCCTTAAAGTGTAAAAATTTCCCAAGGACTTTGACATCTTTTTTCCTTCTACGATCAAGTGAGAATTATGAAGCCAGTAATTCACAAACTTTTTGCCTGTAGCTCCCTCGCTTTGGGCTATCTCGTTCTCGTGGTGCGGAAACATGTTGTCAGTTCCGCCCGTATGAATGTCAAAGCTTTCCCCCAAATACTTCATGCTCATTGCACTGCATTCAATGTGCCAGCCAGGCCTTCCTTTCCCTAATTCAGCCTCCCAGAATACATTGCCGTCCTCTTCGCTCCATGCCTTCCATAAAGCGAAATCCTTTGCCTCCTCTTTCTCGTACTCGTCCTGGCTTACCCTTGCGCCTTCCTTTAATTTCTTTATTTTGAAGTGGGACAGTCTTCCATAGTCCTTGAATTTCTTTATGCTGAAATAAATGCTTTCGTCTTCGCCCTTGTAGGCAAGACCTTTCTTCAATAATTTTTTTATTAATTCAACCATTTCAGGAATATGCTTTGTTGCTTCAGGGTAATGCTCTGCCTTCTCTATGTTCAAGGTTTGAATGTCTTCAAAGAATGCCTTCTTGTATTTCTGCGTGAATTCATTCAATGATATTCCTTCTTCTTTTGCTCCCTTTATTGTCTTGTCGTCAACATCAGTCAGATTTATTACCTGCGTTACCTTGAATCCCTTGTATTCCAAGTATCTTCTCAGCAGGTCGTCAAAAATGTAAGCCCTGTAATTCCCTATGTGCGGATAATTGTATACAGTAGGGCCGCAGGTGTACATTCTAACTTCCTTTGCCTTCAAGGGCTTGAATTCCTCTTTCTTTCTTGAAAGCGTATTATAAAACTTGAGCAATTCCACCACTACATTATTATACAACCAAAAACAATAAAATTGCTATGCCTAAAGGAAAAAGAACAAAAACCCCAAACTGGATGGTAAAAGGCCGGCAGAAAGATTTGAGAAACAAGCCTAAACCTAAATGGGATTTCAGAAAAAAACCTGAACGCCCATTGGATTCAGGGGAAATACACATGTTTGCAATGTATCACGGAAAACAATTAAGAAAATCGGGAATCAGAAAAATAACTGAAACAGAAAATAAATTTGTAATAGAATATGTTGACAATGCCGTGCAATTCCTTCCTAAGCCGCATTTGAAAAAATGAAATAAAAGGAAAACTTATGCCCTCAAAAATTTTCAGCCAAGTGAAAAAGAGAAAAAACGTGCACGGCAAATTAAAAGGCCAGTGGAGGTATGTTGAGCGCATTAAAAGATTAAATCCAGGTCAAGTGAAGTCATTCCTAAATAATTACAGAAAACTTCTATGCATTTCTAAAGAGGAGGCTGCCAAAATTAAAATAATAACCGAAAAAAAAGACGTCCTTGTAATTTGGTATGATAAAAATAAACGCCGCACTGTATCCAAAAGCCTCCTGAAAAAATAAAAAATCAGTCATATTGAGAAAGGTGATGTGAATGGGTTTTGGTCCTCGCTCTTATAGACAATTCAAAAAGGTCAGAGGTCGCAAATATTCTTCGTATGGTGAATTAACTAGATTCATATATGAAAAAGAAGGCAAAAAGCGTTTGGATTGGGAGGGCAAAAGAGAATTAGAGAAAAAAAGAATAAAACTGCAGGAAAAGCAAAAAATGCTTGAAAGGCATCAAAGAAAAGCTTTCTTGAAAGATGTTCAAGCGAACCCCATTCGCTTTAAAACCAGCGACGGAAGCAAAGTAAGAATACTGCGCCACGTTTTTGAAAACATTTTTGCGGGTACACGGCACAACCCCAGGGCACTGGCATTAGTATTTGTTAACGGCAAAAAAATATTCTTTTACAAGAGCAGTGGAGAATCAAGCAAACGACCGGGAAAATGGCTGCCAACAATGGGGCCAACAAAAATAGTGGATTACGAAAAAAATGACTTTAAGTTGGATTGGCTGGAAAAAGTGCCAGGCCATTATATAGGAGAAAAGCCAGTCCTTGAATTTGCTCCGTGGGTGAATGAAGTCAGCCAAAAACTCAAGCAATCAGAAAACCGACTCAAATTTCATTTGGATTGGAACAAGCACACTTATGTAAAAATACTTGAATTGTTTAAGGTAATTCCATTCACGGAGAAAAAAACTGATGATATTTGGTAATTTCAGGAGTTATTCCACTTTTACTTTGACTGTCTTGCCGGCTT
Coding sequences:
- the cysS gene encoding cysteine--tRNA ligase, encoding MLKFYNTLSRKKEEFKPLKAKEVRMYTCGPTVYNYPHIGNYRAYIFDDLLRRYLEYKGFKVTQVINLTDVDDKTIKGAKEEGISLNEFTQKYKKAFFEDIQTLNIEKAEHYPEATKHIPEMVELIKKLLKKGLAYKGEDESIYFSIKKFKDYGRLSHFKIKKLKEGARVSQDEYEKEEAKDFALWKAWSEEDGNVFWEAELGKGRPGWHIECSAMSMKYLGESFDIHTGGTDNMFPHHENEIAQSEGATGKKFVNYWLHNSHLIVEGKKMSKSLGNFYTLRDLLKKNYDPKAIRFLLISTHYRNELNLSFEGLNSAKNVIEKFREFIEKLKTIKQKKENKKINELIAGIEKEFEDAMDDDLNIALALSRIFDFMKEANRLMDSNELGEKDAKKVLALMNKFDKVLGLLGFREEKIEKEIEDLIKKREQYRKEKKFAEADAIRKELLEKGIQLDDTRDGVKWKRVK